A portion of the Streptomyces coeruleoprunus genome contains these proteins:
- a CDS encoding aldehyde dehydrogenase family protein → MRLFVGGAWVEPERGHYEVVNPATEEVVGLAPEASPAQAREAARAAREAFPAWSRTRPEERAEVLDRAAALIARDAGAHARLAREESGATAATARGMQVAVAAARFRRYARGALEPVEQALPPQLTPAGPMGPASLLGALAVRRPVGVVACVTSYNNPWANPAGKIAPALAMGNTVVVKPAPQDPLSVYALARVLEEAGVPPGVVNVVTGSGADVGEAVVASPDVDMVSFTGSTAVGRRIGEVCGRDVKRQLMELGGKGAALVFDDADLDAAVRGIGSTFSFYSGQICTAPTRVLAQRGIHDRLVDALAAYAGRLPGGDPADPATVVGPVISAAHRDRIEGYVELGREEGARVVAGGERPAYGKGFHVAPTLLAGCAPGMRVVREEIFGPVVAVLPFGDEDEAVALANDGDYGLIDYVWSGDVARAFRVAGALRSGGVGVNTVARNMEAPFGGFRRSGVGRDVGSYALYAYSELQAVVWPGGR, encoded by the coding sequence ATGAGGCTCTTCGTCGGGGGCGCGTGGGTGGAGCCGGAGCGCGGCCACTACGAGGTGGTGAACCCGGCAACGGAGGAGGTCGTCGGCCTCGCGCCCGAGGCGAGTCCCGCCCAGGCCCGCGAGGCGGCACGCGCGGCGCGCGAGGCCTTCCCGGCCTGGTCCCGCACCCGGCCGGAGGAGAGGGCGGAGGTGCTGGACCGCGCGGCGGCGCTGATCGCCCGGGACGCCGGGGCGCACGCCCGGCTGGCCCGCGAGGAGAGCGGGGCGACGGCGGCCACGGCACGCGGCATGCAGGTGGCGGTGGCCGCGGCCCGGTTCCGGCGGTACGCCAGGGGCGCCCTGGAGCCGGTGGAGCAGGCGCTGCCACCGCAGCTCACCCCGGCGGGCCCGATGGGCCCGGCGAGTCTTCTGGGCGCGCTGGCGGTGCGCCGGCCCGTCGGGGTGGTCGCCTGCGTGACCTCGTACAACAACCCCTGGGCGAACCCGGCCGGCAAGATCGCCCCGGCGCTGGCCATGGGCAACACGGTCGTCGTGAAGCCGGCCCCGCAGGATCCCCTGTCGGTGTACGCCCTGGCGCGGGTGCTGGAGGAGGCCGGGGTGCCGCCGGGGGTGGTGAACGTGGTCACCGGGTCGGGCGCGGACGTGGGTGAGGCGGTCGTGGCGTCGCCGGACGTCGACATGGTCAGCTTCACGGGCTCGACGGCGGTGGGGCGCCGGATCGGCGAGGTGTGCGGGCGGGACGTGAAGCGGCAGCTGATGGAGCTGGGCGGCAAGGGCGCGGCGCTGGTCTTCGACGACGCGGACCTGGACGCGGCGGTGCGGGGCATCGGCTCGACGTTCTCCTTCTACAGCGGCCAGATCTGCACGGCGCCGACGCGCGTCCTGGCGCAGCGCGGGATCCACGACCGGCTGGTGGACGCGCTGGCGGCGTACGCGGGCCGGCTGCCGGGGGGTGATCCGGCGGATCCGGCGACGGTGGTCGGGCCGGTGATCTCGGCGGCGCACCGGGACCGTATAGAGGGGTACGTGGAGCTGGGCCGCGAGGAGGGGGCGCGGGTGGTGGCGGGCGGGGAGCGGCCGGCGTACGGCAAGGGCTTCCACGTGGCGCCGACGCTGCTGGCCGGCTGCGCGCCGGGGATGCGGGTGGTCCGGGAGGAGATCTTCGGCCCGGTGGTGGCCGTGCTGCCCTTCGGTGACGAGGACGAGGCGGTCGCGCTGGCGAACGACGGCGACTACGGCCTGATCGACTACGTGTGGTCGGGTGACGTGGCCCGCGCTTTCCGTGTGGCGGGGGCGCTGCGGTCCGGCGGGGTCGGCGTGAACACGGTCGCGCGGAACATGGAGGCGCCCTTCGGGGGCTTCCGCAGGAGCGGTGTCGGGCGGGACGTGGGCTCGTACGCCCTGTACGCCTACAGCGAGTTGCAGGCGGTGGTGTGGCCGGGAGGGCGTTGA
- a CDS encoding PaaI family thioesterase, protein MTLTLAEADKVLADNFAPWVLALGLTVEETGERHAVLRLPWADTLAREGGGLSGQALMAAADTATVVALSSARGGFVPMTTVQQSTSFQRAVTGADVLVEARITKLGRRMAFVDVVMTAEGETEAAARASTVYALLA, encoded by the coding sequence ATGACCCTCACCCTCGCCGAAGCCGACAAGGTCCTCGCCGACAACTTCGCCCCCTGGGTCCTCGCCCTGGGCCTGACCGTGGAGGAGACCGGGGAGCGCCACGCCGTCCTGCGGCTGCCCTGGGCGGACACGCTGGCCCGGGAGGGCGGCGGCCTGTCCGGGCAGGCCCTCATGGCGGCCGCCGACACCGCCACCGTCGTCGCCCTGTCCTCGGCGCGCGGCGGTTTCGTGCCCATGACGACCGTCCAGCAGTCGACGTCGTTCCAGCGTGCCGTGACCGGCGCGGACGTACTGGTCGAGGCCAGGATCACCAAGCTGGGCAGGCGCATGGCGTTCGTGGACGTCGTGATGACGGCCGAGGGGGAGACGGAGGCCGCGGCCCGCGCCTCCACGGTCTACGCACTGCTCGCCTGA
- a CDS encoding serine/threonine dehydratase, with protein sequence MSGPDPLRHPDITAAAARIAGRVRPLSVAPATDGSSGERLWYALEFLQYTGTFKARGAVNFIRAHREAGTLPEAGITIASGGNAGLACAWAARQQRVPATVFLPANAPPVKVARLRAYDADVRLAGSEYAEALDACLTFAADTGALASHAYDHPLIAAGAGTLMEELHQRLPALDTVVVAVGGGGLFAGIATSADHHGVRVVAAEPENCRALNAALEAGRVVDVPVASVAADSLGARRVTPLALYAAQHYDVCSVLVPDEEIVRARRELWDEHRIAVEHAAGAALAGLRAYGPSEGERTAVVLCGANTDPGDLTA encoded by the coding sequence GTGTCCGGACCCGACCCCCTCCGCCACCCCGACATCACGGCCGCCGCCGCGCGGATCGCCGGTCGCGTACGGCCCCTCAGCGTCGCGCCCGCCACCGACGGCTCCTCCGGTGAACGGCTCTGGTACGCCCTGGAGTTCCTCCAGTACACCGGGACGTTCAAGGCCCGGGGCGCGGTCAACTTCATCCGCGCCCACCGCGAGGCCGGAACGCTCCCCGAGGCCGGGATCACCATCGCGTCCGGCGGCAACGCCGGCCTCGCCTGCGCCTGGGCCGCGCGGCAGCAGCGCGTACCGGCGACCGTGTTCCTGCCCGCCAACGCCCCGCCCGTGAAGGTGGCCCGGCTGCGCGCCTATGACGCGGACGTGCGGCTGGCCGGGAGCGAGTACGCCGAGGCGCTGGACGCCTGCCTGACGTTCGCCGCCGACACCGGGGCGCTGGCCTCGCACGCGTACGACCATCCGCTCATCGCCGCCGGGGCCGGCACGCTCATGGAGGAGCTGCACCAGCGCCTGCCCGCCCTCGACACGGTCGTCGTCGCCGTCGGTGGCGGCGGGCTGTTCGCCGGGATCGCCACCTCCGCCGACCACCACGGCGTCCGCGTGGTCGCCGCCGAGCCGGAGAACTGCCGCGCCCTGAACGCCGCCCTGGAGGCGGGCCGCGTCGTCGACGTCCCCGTCGCGTCGGTCGCCGCCGACTCCCTCGGCGCCCGCCGCGTCACGCCGCTGGCCCTGTACGCGGCGCAGCACTACGACGTGTGCTCCGTGCTCGTACCGGACGAGGAGATCGTGCGGGCCCGCCGGGAGCTGTGGGATGAGCACCGCATCGCCGTCGAGCACGCCGCCGGGGCCGCCCTGGCCGGGCTGCGCGCGTACGGCCCCTCGGAGGGGGAGCGCACCGCCGTCGTCCTGTGCGGCGCCAACACCGACCCGGGCGACCTGACCGCGTGA
- a CDS encoding glucose 1-dehydrogenase, protein MGRLDGRVVVITGAARGQGEQEARLFAAEGARLVLGDVLDEQGEALADELGAGAARYVHLDVTREEDWARAVTAARDAFGHIDGLVNNAGILRFNELVATPLDEFQQVVQVNQVGCFLGIRTVAPEIGAAGGGTIVNTASYTALTGMAYVGAYTATKHAVLGLTRVAAVELAPRGIRVNAICPGAVDTPMSNPDGAAPEELDELYRTLVPLRRAGRPEEVAALALFLTGAESSYITGQPFVIDGGWLAGVKLF, encoded by the coding sequence ATGGGCAGGCTGGACGGACGGGTCGTCGTCATCACCGGCGCGGCGCGCGGGCAGGGCGAGCAGGAGGCGCGGCTCTTCGCCGCCGAGGGGGCCCGGCTGGTCCTCGGCGACGTCCTCGACGAGCAGGGGGAGGCCCTGGCGGACGAGCTGGGCGCGGGGGCCGCGCGCTACGTGCACCTGGACGTGACCCGGGAAGAGGACTGGGCCCGCGCGGTGACGGCCGCCCGGGACGCCTTCGGCCACATCGACGGCCTCGTCAACAACGCCGGCATCCTGCGCTTCAACGAACTCGTCGCCACGCCCCTGGACGAGTTCCAGCAGGTCGTCCAGGTCAACCAGGTCGGCTGCTTCCTCGGCATCCGCACGGTCGCGCCCGAGATCGGCGCGGCCGGCGGCGGCACGATCGTCAACACCGCGTCGTACACCGCCCTGACCGGCATGGCGTACGTGGGCGCCTACACCGCCACGAAACACGCCGTCCTCGGCCTCACCCGCGTCGCCGCCGTCGAGCTGGCACCCCGCGGCATCCGGGTCAACGCCATCTGCCCGGGGGCCGTCGACACCCCGATGAGCAACCCCGACGGCGCCGCCCCGGAGGAGCTGGACGAGCTGTACCGCACGCTCGTGCCCCTGCGCCGGGCGGGCCGCCCCGAGGAGGTCGCGGCGCTCGCGCTGTTCCTGACGGGCGCGGAGTCCTCGTACATCACGGGCCAGCCCTTCGTCATCGACGGCGGCTGGCTGGCGGGGGTGAAGCTTTTCTGA
- a CDS encoding TIGR03619 family F420-dependent LLM class oxidoreductase, producing the protein MVMYGMQLPVQSQSAVYAESWEVEAGPADLVAVARAADRYGFAYLACCDHVAIPRRLAAAMSTVWYDPVATLAHLAAVTERVRLLSHVAVVGLRHPLVTAKQYATLDHLSGGRLVLGVGAGHVEEEFTALGADFAARGALLDECVDALRAALGPEEFPEFAGERFSFKDLGQRPRPAQDRVPLWVGGSSPAARRRAALRGDGWLPQGDPRDRLPARIAGLRRLREEAGLTAPFTVGAIAEPLYVGTPAWHVGRHTLHGAPEALASSLRAYGQMGVDQIQVRFRSRSRSELLDQMAAFATEVAPHL; encoded by the coding sequence ATGGTCATGTACGGGATGCAGCTGCCGGTCCAGTCCCAGAGCGCCGTCTACGCCGAGAGCTGGGAGGTCGAGGCCGGGCCCGCCGACCTGGTCGCGGTGGCCCGCGCCGCCGACCGGTACGGCTTCGCCTACCTCGCCTGCTGCGACCACGTCGCGATACCCCGGCGGCTGGCCGCCGCCATGTCGACCGTCTGGTACGACCCGGTCGCCACGCTCGCCCACCTGGCGGCCGTCACCGAGCGGGTACGGCTCCTCAGCCATGTCGCCGTCGTCGGGCTGCGCCACCCGCTCGTCACGGCCAAGCAGTACGCCACGCTCGACCACCTCAGCGGCGGGCGGCTGGTCCTCGGCGTGGGCGCGGGCCACGTGGAGGAGGAGTTCACCGCGCTCGGCGCCGACTTCGCCGCCCGGGGCGCCCTCCTCGACGAGTGCGTGGACGCCCTGCGGGCCGCGCTGGGTCCGGAGGAGTTCCCCGAGTTCGCCGGCGAGCGCTTCTCGTTCAAGGACCTCGGCCAGCGGCCCCGCCCCGCGCAGGACCGCGTGCCCCTCTGGGTCGGCGGCTCCTCCCCGGCCGCACGGCGCCGCGCCGCACTGCGGGGCGACGGGTGGCTGCCCCAGGGCGACCCGCGCGACCGCCTGCCCGCGAGGATCGCCGGCCTGCGCCGCCTCCGCGAAGAGGCCGGACTGACGGCCCCCTTCACGGTCGGCGCCATCGCCGAACCCCTCTACGTGGGCACACCCGCCTGGCACGTCGGCCGCCACACGCTCCACGGCGCCCCCGAAGCCCTCGCCTCGTCCCTGCGCGCGTACGGGCAGATGGGCGTCGACCAGATCCAGGTCCGGTTCCGCTCCCGGAGCCGCAGCGAACTGCTCGACCAGATGGCGGCCTTCGCCACCGAGGTCGCCCCACACCTCTAG
- a CDS encoding LLM class flavin-dependent oxidoreductase: protein MEFGLFVQGYVPAERAQADPQAEHKALMEETEYVIQADRSGFKYAWASEHHFLEEYSHLSANDVFLGYLAHATERIHLGSGIFNPLAPVNHPVKVAEKVAMLDHLSGGRFEFGTGRGAGSHEILGFLPGITDMNHTKEMWEETIAEFPKMWLQDEYEGFRGRHWSLPPRKVLPKPYGSTHPAMWYAAGSPSSYAMAARKGLGVLGFSVQKVSDMEWVVDSYKGAIKDAEPVGAFVNDNVMVTSTAICAETHAKAVEIAVGGGLNYLQSLLFRYHDTFPRPDGIPEWPELLPEYTEEIIELLIAEELMICGDPDEVLRQCKRWEQAGADQLSFGLPIGVSYEDTMTTIRLIGEHVIPKIDTDPVHRTTRLRAAAG from the coding sequence GTGGAATTCGGGCTCTTTGTACAGGGATACGTACCGGCCGAGCGGGCGCAGGCCGACCCCCAGGCCGAGCACAAGGCGCTGATGGAGGAGACCGAGTACGTCATCCAGGCGGACCGGTCCGGGTTCAAGTACGCCTGGGCCTCCGAGCACCACTTCCTGGAGGAGTACTCCCACCTCTCCGCCAACGACGTCTTCCTCGGATACCTCGCGCACGCCACCGAGCGCATCCACCTCGGCTCCGGCATCTTCAACCCCCTGGCGCCCGTCAACCACCCCGTCAAGGTCGCCGAGAAGGTCGCCATGCTCGACCACCTCTCCGGCGGCCGCTTCGAGTTCGGCACCGGGCGGGGCGCCGGGTCCCACGAGATCCTCGGCTTCCTGCCGGGCATCACCGACATGAACCACACCAAGGAGATGTGGGAAGAGACCATCGCCGAGTTCCCCAAGATGTGGCTCCAGGACGAGTACGAGGGCTTCCGGGGCCGCCACTGGTCCCTGCCGCCCCGCAAGGTCCTCCCCAAGCCGTACGGCTCCACCCACCCCGCCATGTGGTACGCGGCCGGCTCCCCGTCCTCGTACGCCATGGCCGCGCGGAAGGGCCTCGGCGTCCTGGGCTTCAGCGTCCAGAAGGTCTCCGACATGGAGTGGGTCGTCGACTCCTACAAGGGCGCGATCAAGGACGCGGAGCCGGTGGGGGCGTTCGTCAACGACAACGTGATGGTGACGTCCACGGCGATCTGCGCGGAGACGCACGCGAAGGCGGTCGAGATCGCCGTCGGCGGCGGGCTGAACTACCTGCAGTCGCTGCTGTTCCGCTACCACGACACGTTTCCGCGCCCGGACGGCATTCCGGAGTGGCCGGAGCTGCTGCCCGAGTACACCGAGGAGATCATCGAACTCCTCATCGCCGAGGAGCTGATGATCTGCGGCGATCCCGATGAGGTGCTGCGGCAGTGCAAGCGCTGGGAGCAGGCGGGGGCGGACCAGCTGTCGTTCGGGCTGCCGATCGGGGTGTCGTACGAGGACACGATGACGACGATCCGGCTGATCGGGGAGCACGTGATCCCGAAGATCGACACGGACCCGGTACACCGCACGACGCGCCTGCGCGCGGCAGCGGGCTAG
- a CDS encoding N-acyl-D-amino-acid deacylase family protein, with amino-acid sequence MFDHVVSGARLVDGSGASVRRADVGLKGGRVAAVVDAGGLREAEARSREDADGLVLAPGFVDPHTHYDAQLFWDPYATPSMNHGVTTVAGGNCGFTLAPLHPDRPGDADYTRRMMAKVEGMSLVALEEGAPWAWHGFGAYLDALEGRIAVNAGFMVGHCALRRYAMGPAALDGPADDRQLDTMVRALREAMDAGAWGLSTTRSSTHTDGDGRPVASRVASTGELLALCGAVGRHEGTQVEAIVSGCLDRFADHEIDLLVAMTSAAARPLNWNVLTIDSAVPDRVPRQLEPSARARAAGGRIVALTMPILTPMNMSLGTFCALNLLPGWGEVLGLPPRERIARLRDPAVRAGMLRRADSEEAGVFRRLAHFGRYVVGDTYSKENAGLTGRVVEDIARERGQDPFACLVEICAHDELRTVLWPMPPDNDPASWELRAETWRQEDVLLGGSDAGAHLDRMCGAPYTTRFLGDCLRGRRLVGLEQAVRMLTDDPARLFGLRDRGRVAEGYHADLVLFDPERIDAGPATLVHDLPGESPRLDSRAVGIVSVRVNGVETVRDDEITGAVPGRVLRSGRDTRTVDTR; translated from the coding sequence ATGTTCGATCACGTTGTTTCCGGGGCCCGGCTCGTGGACGGGAGCGGCGCGAGCGTCCGGCGCGCCGATGTCGGCCTGAAGGGTGGGCGCGTCGCCGCCGTCGTCGACGCCGGCGGCCTCCGGGAGGCCGAGGCGCGGAGTCGGGAGGACGCCGACGGTCTGGTCCTCGCGCCCGGCTTCGTGGACCCGCACACGCACTACGACGCCCAGCTGTTCTGGGACCCGTACGCCACGCCCTCCATGAACCACGGCGTCACCACCGTCGCCGGCGGCAACTGCGGCTTCACGCTCGCGCCCCTCCACCCCGACCGCCCCGGCGACGCCGACTACACGCGCCGCATGATGGCGAAGGTCGAGGGCATGTCGCTGGTCGCGCTGGAGGAGGGCGCGCCCTGGGCGTGGCACGGCTTCGGCGCGTACCTGGACGCCCTGGAGGGGCGTATCGCCGTGAACGCCGGGTTCATGGTCGGCCACTGCGCCCTGCGCCGGTACGCCATGGGCCCGGCCGCGCTGGACGGCCCGGCGGACGACCGGCAGCTCGACACGATGGTGCGGGCCCTGCGCGAGGCGATGGACGCGGGGGCGTGGGGGCTGTCCACCACCCGGTCGTCGACGCACACGGACGGGGACGGGCGACCGGTCGCCTCCCGGGTCGCTTCGACGGGCGAGCTGCTGGCCCTCTGCGGGGCCGTCGGCCGGCACGAGGGCACCCAGGTGGAGGCGATCGTGTCGGGATGCCTCGACCGGTTCGCCGACCACGAGATCGACCTGCTCGTCGCCATGACGAGCGCCGCCGCCCGGCCGCTCAACTGGAACGTCCTCACCATCGACTCCGCCGTCCCGGACCGCGTCCCCCGCCAGCTGGAGCCCAGCGCGCGGGCCCGCGCGGCCGGCGGGCGGATCGTCGCGCTGACGATGCCGATCCTCACGCCGATGAACATGTCCCTGGGCACGTTCTGCGCGCTGAACCTGCTCCCCGGCTGGGGCGAGGTCCTGGGCCTGCCGCCGCGCGAGCGGATCGCGCGGCTCCGGGACCCGGCCGTGCGGGCGGGGATGCTGCGTCGGGCGGACTCCGAGGAGGCCGGCGTGTTCCGGCGACTGGCCCACTTCGGCCGGTACGTCGTCGGCGACACGTACAGCAAGGAGAACGCGGGGCTCACGGGCCGGGTCGTGGAGGACATCGCCCGGGAGCGGGGCCAGGACCCGTTCGCGTGCCTGGTGGAGATCTGCGCGCACGACGAACTGCGGACGGTCCTGTGGCCGATGCCCCCGGACAACGACCCGGCGTCCTGGGAGCTGCGCGCCGAGACGTGGCGGCAGGAGGACGTGCTGCTGGGCGGCTCCGACGCGGGCGCGCACCTGGACCGGATGTGCGGGGCGCCGTACACGACCCGGTTCCTGGGGGACTGCCTGCGCGGGCGGCGGCTGGTCGGCCTGGAGCAGGCGGTGCGGATGCTGACCGACGACCCGGCGCGGCTGTTCGGGCTGCGGGACCGGGGCAGGGTCGCGGAGGGGTACCACGCGGACCTGGTGCTGTTCGACCCGGAACGGATCGACGCGGGCCCGGCGACGCTGGTGCACGACCTGCCGGGGGAGAGCCCCCGGCTGGACTCGCGGGCGGTCGGGATCGTGTCCGTACGGGTGAACGGGGTGGAGACGGTACGGGACGACGAGATCACCGGCGCGGTGCCCGGGCGGGTGCTGCGGTCGGGCCGGGACACGAGGACGGTGGACACACGATGA
- a CDS encoding proline hydroxylase, with amino-acid sequence MTRTVTLDPLFTAADAPAFTDRDLAHLAAGTLAAVRVPGFLDPATCREVTAALERLPTAPYDPRRVPTPVLRFGPALNDYRLPGGKLDAERYWPDAEAARRAWNRAGLRPDPVAVSLARLGATWGAAVVPATIDGRAVFGGTLRQIDSGLLMHYDDINREFPDGLFDQDVVAQLAFNLYTAVADGGGATSVWRHRWEPADEEYREAYGYGTGAVAHCQRVDLPPHVGDGLLFNPAHFHAVAANTGGGRRIAFAFFLGLTTTGQLVVWS; translated from the coding sequence ATGACCCGGACCGTGACTCTCGATCCGCTGTTCACCGCCGCGGACGCCCCCGCGTTCACCGACCGTGACCTGGCCCACCTCGCGGCCGGCACCCTGGCCGCCGTACGCGTTCCCGGCTTCCTCGACCCGGCCACGTGCCGGGAGGTGACCGCCGCCCTGGAACGGCTGCCCACCGCGCCCTACGACCCGCGACGGGTGCCGACGCCCGTCCTGCGGTTCGGGCCGGCGCTCAACGACTACCGGCTGCCCGGCGGCAAGCTCGACGCCGAACGGTACTGGCCGGACGCCGAGGCGGCCCGCCGCGCCTGGAACCGGGCCGGCCTGCGGCCCGACCCCGTGGCGGTCTCCCTCGCCCGGCTCGGCGCGACCTGGGGCGCCGCCGTCGTACCGGCCACCATCGACGGGCGTGCCGTGTTCGGCGGCACCCTGCGGCAGATCGACTCCGGGCTGCTGATGCACTACGACGACATCAACCGCGAGTTCCCCGACGGGCTCTTCGACCAGGACGTCGTCGCCCAGCTGGCGTTCAACCTCTACACGGCCGTCGCGGACGGCGGCGGCGCGACCAGTGTGTGGCGGCACCGCTGGGAGCCGGCCGACGAGGAGTACCGCGAGGCGTACGGGTACGGCACGGGCGCCGTCGCGCACTGCCAGCGCGTCGACCTGCCGCCGCACGTCGGCGACGGGCTGCTGTTCAACCCGGCGCACTTCCACGCCGTCGCGGCCAACACCGGCGGCGGGCGGCGCATCGCGTTCGCCTTCTTCCTCGGGCTCACCACCACCGGTCAGCTCGTCGTCTGGTCCTGA
- a CDS encoding APC family permease, producing MTQLEARPKAGDTVRDVTATGGSGGVRTKGLGGNSVGLMGGAVIGISTVAPVYCLTSTLGPTVGEVGLQMPAIFLAGFLPMLLVAFAYRELNKAIPDCGTSFTWSVKAFGPKVGWMCGWGLLVATVVVLSNLAGVATSFFWLTAGEITGNPDIAALDGNKAVHILTTLAFVAAATVVSYRGITATKWLQYALVGLQLVVIVLFAGMALTKAGDVTGSLSFSWSWMNPFAVESFAAFTAGLSLSIFIYWGWDTCLSVNEESVGSARTPGRAALLAIVVIVSSYLLVAIAVQMYAGVGDKGTGLGNPETSDNVFAALAGPVMGSGLGILLFVAVLASAAASLQTTFIPVARTALAMSTYEAFPPAFAKVHPVHKTPGRATIVAGVATGVFYSVMTLVSENVLVDTIYALGLMICFYYAITAFACVWFFRRDLTRSVRDLLVKGVLPGIGGLMLTAVFAQTLKDMWDPAYGSGSSVFGIGSVFVIGVGLLLVGVVLMAVMHRRSPAFFRGEVLTKETPALVVED from the coding sequence ATGACTCAGCTGGAAGCGCGGCCCAAGGCCGGAGACACGGTAAGGGACGTCACCGCGACGGGCGGGAGCGGTGGCGTTCGCACCAAGGGACTGGGCGGGAACTCCGTCGGTCTGATGGGCGGTGCCGTCATCGGCATCTCGACCGTCGCCCCTGTGTACTGTCTGACCTCGACGCTCGGCCCCACGGTCGGCGAGGTGGGCCTGCAGATGCCCGCCATCTTCCTCGCCGGCTTCCTGCCGATGCTGCTCGTGGCCTTCGCCTACCGGGAGCTGAACAAGGCGATCCCCGACTGCGGCACCTCCTTCACCTGGTCGGTCAAGGCCTTCGGCCCCAAGGTGGGCTGGATGTGCGGCTGGGGCCTCCTCGTCGCCACCGTGGTCGTCCTGTCCAACCTGGCGGGCGTCGCCACCTCCTTCTTCTGGCTCACGGCCGGCGAGATCACCGGGAACCCGGACATCGCCGCCCTCGACGGCAACAAGGCCGTCCACATCCTCACGACCCTGGCGTTCGTGGCCGCGGCCACCGTCGTCAGCTACCGCGGCATCACCGCCACCAAGTGGCTCCAGTACGCCCTGGTCGGTCTCCAGCTGGTGGTCATCGTCCTCTTCGCCGGCATGGCCCTCACCAAGGCCGGCGACGTCACGGGCTCCCTGTCCTTCTCCTGGTCATGGATGAACCCGTTCGCGGTCGAGTCCTTCGCCGCCTTCACCGCGGGCCTCTCCCTCTCGATCTTCATCTACTGGGGCTGGGACACCTGCCTGTCCGTGAACGAGGAGAGCGTCGGCAGCGCCCGCACACCCGGCCGCGCCGCCCTGCTCGCCATCGTCGTGATCGTCTCCTCGTACCTGCTGGTCGCCATCGCCGTGCAGATGTACGCCGGCGTCGGCGACAAGGGCACCGGCCTCGGCAACCCGGAAACGTCCGACAACGTCTTCGCCGCGCTCGCCGGCCCCGTCATGGGCTCCGGCCTGGGCATCCTCCTCTTCGTCGCGGTCCTGGCCTCGGCCGCCGCCAGCCTCCAGACCACGTTCATCCCGGTGGCCCGCACGGCCCTCGCGATGTCCACGTACGAGGCCTTCCCGCCCGCCTTCGCCAAGGTCCACCCGGTCCACAAGACCCCGGGCCGCGCCACCATCGTCGCGGGCGTCGCCACCGGCGTCTTCTACTCGGTGATGACCCTGGTCAGCGAGAACGTCCTGGTGGACACCATCTACGCGCTCGGCCTGATGATCTGCTTCTACTACGCGATCACCGCCTTCGCCTGCGTCTGGTTCTTCCGCCGCGACCTGACCCGCTCCGTCCGCGACCTGCTCGTCAAGGGCGTCCTGCCGGGCATCGGCGGCCTGATGCTCACCGCCGTCTTCGCCCAGACCCTCAAGGACATGTGGGACCCGGCGTACGGCAGCGGCTCGTCGGTCTTCGGCATCGGCTCGGTCTTCGTGATCGGCGTCGGCCTGCTGCTGGTCGGCGTGGTCCTGATGGCCGTGATGCACCGCCGCAGCCCGGCGTTCTTCCGCGGCGAGGTCCTCACGAAGGAGACCCCCGCCCTGGTCGTCGAGGACTGA
- a CDS encoding cupin, which yields MYDLYAIAEEHLVAAHRSEHGRSANLLVRERPLRQTIIALTAGTKLDEHNAPPAGSLQVLRGVVKLTTASEEVELTMGDLFLLPQERHGLTAITDTAFLLTAVND from the coding sequence ATGTACGACCTCTACGCCATCGCCGAGGAGCACCTGGTCGCCGCCCACCGCAGCGAGCACGGCCGCAGCGCGAACCTGCTGGTCCGCGAGCGGCCGCTGCGGCAGACCATCATCGCGCTCACCGCCGGCACGAAACTCGACGAGCACAACGCGCCGCCCGCCGGCTCGCTCCAGGTGCTGCGGGGGGTCGTGAAGCTGACGACCGCGTCGGAGGAGGTCGAGCTGACCATGGGCGACCTCTTCCTGCTCCCCCAGGAACGCCACGGCCTGACGGCCATCACCGACACGGCGTTCCTCCTGACGGCGGTCAACGACTGA